The Streptomyces sp. ALI-76-A nucleotide sequence AGCGGACGGATGCCCTGCGGGTCACGGGCGGCGTAGAGGGTGTGCTCGTCCATGAAGACGAGGCTGAAGGCGCCCCGGACCTGCGGGAGGATCCTCGCGGAGGCCTCCTCGATGGTCAGCGGCTTGCCGTCGTCGTCGACCTGGGCCGCGAGCAGCGCGGTGAGCAGGTCGGTGTCGTTGGTGGCCGCGACGCGGGTCGAGCGGCCGTTGGTGTCCTTCGGGAGGTCGGCGACCATCTCGGCGAGCTGCGCCGTGTTGACCAGGTTGCCGTTGTGGCCGAGCGCGATGGAACCGTGCGCGGTGGCGCGGAACGTCGGCTGGGCGTTCTCCCACACGGAGGCGCCGGTGGTCGAGTAGCGGGCGTGTCCGACCGCGATATGACCCTGGAGCGAACCGAGCGAGGCCTCGTCGAAGACCTGGGAGACCAGACCCATGTCCTTGAAGACGAGGATCTTGGAGCCGTTGCTGACCGCGATTCCCGCGGATTCCTGGCCTCGATGCTGGAGGGCGTAGAGCCCGAAGTAAGTGAGCTTGGCGACCTCTTCGCCGGGAGCCCAGACACCGAAGACGCCGCATGCGTCCTGGGGGCCTTTCTCACCGGGGAGCAGATCATGACTGAGTCGACCGTCACCACGTGGCACGCCACCGAGTGTAGGCGAGATCGTGCACTGGTCCGAATTGGGGATACCGGGGACCGGTGGGTCACTCCGCCGCGACAGCGCGGACGATTGTGGCGTTTTGGCTGGTCAACGTGAGGGTTTCTTGATCGACCCGGTAGTTGAGGGTGCTGTTGAAAAGGCCCAGCAGTGCCTTTTCGGTCTTCATGAGTGAGGCGTCGCACATCATTCGGGTGGTGGAGGGGCGGCCCAGGGTGATATGTCCGTCGCGAACCGTGGCGGTGGCGTTGACGTGGTTGCAGCCGAGCCGACCGCCGACCTTGCCGGTCTTCTTGTCGAAGGTGAGGTGCGCCTCGCCCTGCGCGCGTCGGGTCGTGCCGTCCGCCGTGACGCGGTCGATGTTCCAGCGGACGTCGGTGACGGGCCGCTCGGCGCTCACCTCACCGCTGCCCGCCTGTCCGCCGCTGCCCGCCTGCTCGCCGCCGCAGGCCGCCGCGAGCGGAAGGAGGGCCACGGCCGCTGTCATGATCAGTCGCTGCTGTCGCTGCTTCTGCCTGTACATGCCGATTCGACGGAGCGAGCGGGGTGATTGGTTCCGCTCCCGCGGCGTTCGGGTGGCGTCCGGACGGTGACAGGGGCGGCCGGCCGGGACGGTCGAGGGCGTTCAGGGTGGTTCCGGGTGGTTCCGGGTGGTTCAGGCCAGCAGCGGCAGCAGCGCGCCCAGGTCCGCCCGTTCCCCGCTCGCGCTGACCTTCGCCTCCTCGACCGCGTCCGTCCAGCTCACCCGCCCGGTCGCGAGCCGGATCCAGGTCAGCGGGTCGGTCTCGACGACGTTGGGCGGGGTGCCCCGGGTGTGCCGGAGTCCTTCGACGCACTGCACCACGGCGTACGGCGGGATCCGCACCTCGGTGGACCCGCCGGGCGCCTTCGCGGCCAGGGTGTCGGCGAGGAGCCGGGTGGCGGCGGCGAGGGCCTGTCGGTCGTGGGGGATGTCGAGACCGGGCACCGCGGCGTTCAGGTCGTCGGTGTGGACGACGAGTTCGACGGTACGGGTGACCAGGTAGTCGGCGAGCGACAACGCGCCCGCGCTGGTGGCGAGCAGCCTGCCGCCGTCGGGGTGGGCGGCGAGGCGGGCGGTGAAGCGCTGCTCGACGTCGGCGAGGTGCGCGTCGAGGTCCGGGTTCTGTTCGGCGAGCCCGCGGGCGTGGCCGGCGATGGCCGCGGAGTCGGCGCCGATGGCGGCGGGCCAGCCGAGCAGCACACCGTCCTGCCGGGCCGGCTCGGGCTCGTCGAGCAGCCGGTCGACCGCGCCCAGGGCCATCCCGATGTGCGCGACCAGCTCCCGTACCGTCCAGTCCCCGAGCCGGGTGGGCAGGGCCGACTGCTCCGGGGTGAGGGTGCGGACCGCCTCGCGTACGTGGCCGAACTGGGCGAGGACGGCGGTGCGGATCCTGGCGGGGTCGTAGGTGCGCGCGCGCTTCTTGGCCGGGGGCATGGCGGTCAGCCTAGGCGGACCAGGGCATGGTCGCGGAAGCTTCTGCCCGGCCTGTGCGCTTGCGGTCGCTCCGGACGCCGGCGTCTCCCGCTCCGCAGCCCGGCGCGGTCAGGGACGTGAGGGCCGAGGGCCGGGGAACGTCAACGCCCTGCGGTCCTGGCGGACGGGGCGGCATCGGCGGCGTACGCCCCGGAAGAGGAGCTCGATGTGCGGGGCCGCGCGCGGGGACCGGGAGTCGGAGCCGTGGCGCAGGCGCAGGATGCGGACGGCGGGGCAGCCGTCGCACCCGGAGGTGGACCATCGCAGGCCGGTGTCCTCGTACCGGCCCGCTGTGCCCGGAGCGATGGGTGAGTCGGTGGCCTTGGTGAAGCCGGTGTCGCCGACGAAGACGTCCGGGGTGCCCTGGTCGTGGAAGGTCTGGACGTCGGCCCAGCACGCTCGGTCAGGTCGCTGGTGCGCGTCGCCGCCGTCGACGCCTCCGGTGCCGGCGTACACGGCGTCGAACGGGGCGTGCGCCCGGTCGGTGGTCAGCCGCGGGCGCAGCGCTCGGCGCCAGGTGTGCTCGTCGGTCGGGGCGCCACTCCCCTCGTCGGGCCCCCGGAGCCGCTCACGCGCGGGGCGCCTCAGCCGCGCGTACCTGGCAGGCACATACGTGCGGCCGTCGATGTCGCGGGCATCGGCTCACAGCGCCACCCGGCCCCGTCCCACGAGAAGGCCCCGCCACGGCTCTGCAAGCCGTGGCGGGGCCTTCCGTGCCGGAGGACCGCCGTGCGGCCGCCACCCAGGGCCGCCGCAGGACCGTTCTACGCCAGCAGCGCCGGGATCGTCTCCTCGTGGGCCGTGCGCAGCTGCTCCAGGGGGAGGTCGAACTCGCCCTGGAGCTCGACCGTGTCCCCGTCGACGACACCGATGCGGGTGGCGGGCAGTCCCCGGGCGCCGCACATGTCGTTGAAGCGGAGCTCCTCCGAGCGGGGCACGGCGACGACCGCGCGGCCGGCCGACTCCGAGAAGAGGAAGGTGAAGGCGTCGAGGTCGTCCGGTACGACCAGCCGCGCGCCCTTGCCGCCGAGCAGCGCCGACTCCACGACCGCCTGGATCAGGCCGCCGTCGGAGAGGTCGTGCGCGGAGTCGATCATGCCGTCGCGGGAGGCGGAGATCAGGATCTCGGCCAGCAGGCGCTCGCGCTCCAGGTCGACCTTCGGGGGCAGGCCGCCGAGGTGGTCGTGGATCACCTGGGACCAGGCCGAGCCGCCGAACTCCTCACGGGTGTCGCCCAGGAGGTACAGCAGCTGGCCCTCCTCCTGGAAGGCGACCGGGGTGCGGCGGGCCACGTCGTCGATGACGCCCAGCACCGCGACCACCGGGGTGGGGTGGATGGCCACCTCGCCCGTCTGGTTGTAGAGCGAGACGTTGCCGCCGGTCACCGGCGTGCCGAGCTGCTGGCAGGCGTCGGCGAGACCGCGGATGGCCTCCGCGAACTGCCACATCACCGCCGGGTCCTCCGGCGAGCCGAAGTTCAGGCAGTCGGAGACGGCGAGCGGCTTGGCGCCGGTCGTCGCCACGTTGCGGTACGCCTCCGAGAGCGCCAGCTGCGCGCCCGCGTACGGGTCGAGCTTGGCGTACCGGCCG carries:
- a CDS encoding META domain-containing protein — protein: MYRQKQRQQRLIMTAAVALLPLAAACGGEQAGSGGQAGSGEVSAERPVTDVRWNIDRVTADGTTRRAQGEAHLTFDKKTGKVGGRLGCNHVNATATVRDGHITLGRPSTTRMMCDASLMKTEKALLGLFNSTLNYRVDQETLTLTSQNATIVRAVAAE
- a CDS encoding maleylpyruvate isomerase family mycothiol-dependent enzyme produces the protein MPPAKKRARTYDPARIRTAVLAQFGHVREAVRTLTPEQSALPTRLGDWTVRELVAHIGMALGAVDRLLDEPEPARQDGVLLGWPAAIGADSAAIAGHARGLAEQNPDLDAHLADVEQRFTARLAAHPDGGRLLATSAGALSLADYLVTRTVELVVHTDDLNAAVPGLDIPHDRQALAAATRLLADTLAAKAPGGSTEVRIPPYAVVQCVEGLRHTRGTPPNVVETDPLTWIRLATGRVSWTDAVEEAKVSASGERADLGALLPLLA